DNA from Dietzia lutea:
CCGATCGACCCGGACTCCACGGCGGGGACCGGTGAGTACACGCGCTTCGAGCCCGTCGAGTTCGACGAGGAGCTGTTCACCTCCGGTCCCGGATCGAACCCGGAGTGGAACTCGCCGGTCCTGCGGTTCGGTTACGGCTCGTTCGTCACGCCGGGGCGGGTCTACTCGCTCGACCTGGCCACCGGTGAGCGCACGCTGCTGCGCGAGCAGGAGGTCCTCGGCGGCTACGACCCGAGCGGCTACGTGCAGCGTCGGGACTGGGCCACCGCCGGAGACGGCACGCGCGTGCCGATCTCGCTCGTGATGTCGAACGACACGGCCGCCCGCGTCGACTCCGGCGAGCAGGTGCCGACCCTGCTGTACGGCTACGGCTCGTACGAGTCCAGCATCGATCCCGCGTTCTCGGTGGCCAGGCTGTCGTTGCTCGACCGGGGGATGGCCTACGCCGTGGCGCACGTGCGCGGCGGCGGCGAGTTGGGCCGGCTCTGGTACGAGAACGGCAAGACTCTGACCAAGCGCAACACCTTCACCGACTTCGTGGACTGCGCGCGCCACCTGATCGACTCGGGGCTCACCGCGCCGGACCGGCTGGTCGCCGAGGGCGGCAGCGCCGGCGGATTGCTCATGGGGGCGGTCGCCAACCTCGCCCCCGAGTTGTTCGCGGGGATCCAGGCCGTGGTGCCGTTCGTCGATCCGCTCACCTCGATCCTCATGCCGGAGCTGCCGCTCACGGTGATCGAGTGGGACGAGTGGGGCGATCCGTTGCACTCGGAGGAGGTCTACGACTACATGGCCTCCTACGCCCCGTACGAGAACATCGAGGCCAAGGACTATCCGGCCATCCTCGCGGTGACTTCGCTCAACGACACCCGGGTGCTGTACGTCGAGCCGGCCAAGTGGGTGGCCAGGCTGCGCGCGGTGGCGCCGTCGGCCAATTCCGCCGACAGGCCCGTGCTGCTGCGCTGCGAGATGAGCGCCGGGCACGGCGGCGTGTCGGGCCGCTACGAGAGGTGGCGGCAGACGGCGTTCGAGTACGCGTGGACCGTCCGCACCGCCGGCGCCGGCTAAGCCCACCCGCCAGAATCCGCTACTCCCGCTCCGGATCCGCTACTCCCGCATGAGTAGCGGATTCCGAGCGGGAGTAGCGGATTTCGGGGTGGTAGGGCGCTCGCCGGCGGGGTGGCGGGGGCGCGCCCGGGCTCAGGCCGGGTCGTCGGCGGAGTCCATCGCGCGGCTCATCGCGGCCGCGGGAATCACCGCCCCGGCGAGGAAGGTGATGATGCCGAGACCGCCCATCAGGTAGGCGAGACGGTGGCCGTCGCCGATCTCGAAGCTCGAGCCGAAGATCAGCACCATCGAGATCACGAACAGTCCGCCGGTGACCAGGGAGAGCGCCCGCGAGCGCGCCTGCAGGAGAGTCGCCATCTCGAACTCGTCCAGGTAGCGGGCGGGGGCGGTGTCCTTAGAGTCGATGCTGACGCGCAGCATCGTCCAGACCACGCAGATCACCACGGTCATGGGGAGCCAGGCCAGGATGATCGGGAACCAGAAGTAGCCCGCCACCGCGATCGCGGCCATGATCGCCAGGCTCGCCCAGTTCAGGCGGACGAGCAGTCGCCTGCGGGCGGGGGTCCGCCACGACGGGAGGCTGCCCTCCGTCCGGGCCTGCATCTTCTCGAACCGGTACTCGGAACGGCTGAGGGTGTCGACGCGGTGCGTGGTCATGAGCGGTCCTCTCGGGTGGGGCGGTAGATCTCGGCGGACATCGGTTGGAACTCCTCGCGGGAGAACACGGCCTCGACCGGCAGGTCGAACACCGCGCAGATCCGGAAGGCCAGATCCAGGCTGGGGTAGTGGTCGCCGCGTTCGAGCGCGCCCACCGTCTGGGGGTTGACCTCGATCCGCTCCGCCAGCGCCGCCCTGCTCAGGCGGTGCTCGGCGCGCAGGACGGCGATCCGGTTGAAGATCGGGAGCTTTTCTCCTCGACGCACTGGGCTCATGCACCTAAGTGTTGGGAAAACCCAACAAATTGTCAATAGAGAGTTCCGAGTAGGCTGGGTCACATGAGCAATGGCAGCGTCCACGACATCTCGTTCACCACCATCGACGGCAAGCAGGCCAGCATGGCCGACTACGCGGGCCACGCCGTCCTCGTGGTCAACGTCGCCAGCGAGTGCGGTCTGACCCCGCAGTACGAGGGCCTGCAGGAGCTCGCGGACGACTTCCGCGACCGCGGGCTGTTCGTGATCGGCTTCCCGTGCAACCAGTTCATGGGACAGGAGCCGGGGGACGAGGACGCCATCAAGGAGTTCACGTCCGGCAAGTACGGGATCACCTTCCCGCTCGCGGCCAAGGTCGACGTCAACGGCCCCGACCGTCACCCGCTCTACGCCGAACTGACCAAGGTCGCCGACGCGGACGGCGAGGCCGGCGACGTGCAGTGGAACTTCGAGAAGTTCCTGATCTCCCCCGAGGGCGAGGTCGTCGGCCGGTTCCGCCCCAAGGTCGAGCCCGGGGCCCCCGAACTGGTGGAGGCGCTCGAGGAGACACTCCCGATCTGACGGGCTGAGCAGGCCCGACGGGGCCCGGCCATCAGACGTCCACCTCGTCGTCGTCGTCATGTCACCCCGGTCTGCCACCATGCGGCCATGACCCCGCGCCTCATCGTCTCCCTCTCGGGTCTGCGCGACACCAGCCTCGACCACGCAGTCGACCTCGTCGGCGACCTCGAGCGCAGGTCCGTTCCCGTCTCCCTCCTCGTCGCCCCGCGACGGGGTCGCGAGTACGCACTCGCTGCCGACCACGGCACCCAGGACTGGCTACGGCACCGCCGCAGGCAGGGCGACGCGATCGTGCTGGGCGGCTACGACGACGCGGCGACCAGGCCACGCCGACCCGAGTTCGCGTCCATCGGCCCCGCCGAGGCCACCGTGCGTCTCACCGCCGCCGACCGGCTCATGGCCGACATGGGCCTGCGCACCCGGATCTTCGCGCCGCCGCGCTGGAACGCCTCGCCGGGCTGCCTCAAGGCCCTGCCCGACGTCGGGTTCCGGCTGTGCGCCGCCCTCACGGGGATCCACGACGTCGTCCGCGGCACGACCGAGCGCGGC
Protein-coding regions in this window:
- a CDS encoding helix-turn-helix transcriptional regulator, encoding MSPVRRGEKLPIFNRIAVLRAEHRLSRAALAERIEVNPQTVGALERGDHYPSLDLAFRICAVFDLPVEAVFSREEFQPMSAEIYRPTREDRS
- a CDS encoding DUF2334 domain-containing protein; amino-acid sequence: MTPRLIVSLSGLRDTSLDHAVDLVGDLERRSVPVSLLVAPRRGREYALAADHGTQDWLRHRRRQGDAIVLGGYDDAATRPRRPEFASIGPAEATVRLTAADRLMADMGLRTRIFAPPRWNASPGCLKALPDVGFRLCAALTGIHDVVRGTTERGRALSIGEGFVADAWWCRALVAAAGRTAAADGLVRLNVSAKQLSRTAPRAALLDAVDLVTGEYGARVARYEWSPTALVGAA
- a CDS encoding glutathione peroxidase, whose product is MSNGSVHDISFTTIDGKQASMADYAGHAVLVVNVASECGLTPQYEGLQELADDFRDRGLFVIGFPCNQFMGQEPGDEDAIKEFTSGKYGITFPLAAKVDVNGPDRHPLYAELTKVADADGEAGDVQWNFEKFLISPEGEVVGRFRPKVEPGAPELVEALEETLPI